A genomic region of Helicobacter sp. 12S02232-10 contains the following coding sequences:
- the ureB gene encoding urease subunit beta — MTKISRKQYASMFGPTVGDKVRLADTELFAEIEKDYTTYGEELKFGGGKTLRDGMAQSVSSDSHELDLVITNAMIIDYNGIYKADIGIKDGKIAGIGKAGNKDMQDGVCGNMTVGAATEALAAEGMIVTAGGIDTHIHFISPQQIPTALYSGITTMIGGGTGPADGTNATTCTPGKWNLKEMIRAAEEYTMNLGFFGKGNSSNENSLAEQIKGGALGLKIHEDWGATPSVINHALNVADEYDVQVAIHTDTLNEAGCVEDTIKAIAGRTIHTFHTEGAGGGHAPDIIKIAGEPNILPASTNPTIPFTKNTADEHLDMLMVCHHLDKKIKEDVAFADSRIRPETIAAEDALHDMGIFSITSSDSQAMGRVGEVITRTWQTADKNKKEFGRLKEETGDNDNFRIKRYIAKYTINPAIAHGISEYIGSVEIGKYADLVIWHPAFFGIKPEMIIKCGMIAGARMGDSNASIPTPEPVIYREMFAHHGKAKFDTNITFVSKVAYEDGIKEKLKLDRIVLPVKNCRNVTKKDMKNNDVTAHIDVNPETYEVKVDGKKVTSKPADKLSLAQLYNLF; from the coding sequence ATGACAAAAATATCAAGAAAACAATATGCTTCAATGTTTGGTCCAACCGTAGGCGATAAAGTCCGATTGGCAGACACTGAATTATTTGCAGAAATCGAAAAAGACTACACAACCTATGGTGAAGAACTTAAATTCGGTGGTGGAAAAACATTACGCGATGGTATGGCTCAAAGCGTTAGTTCAGATTCTCACGAACTTGACTTAGTTATTACCAACGCAATGATCATCGATTATAATGGTATCTATAAAGCTGATATCGGCATCAAAGATGGAAAAATTGCTGGTATAGGCAAAGCAGGCAATAAAGATATGCAAGATGGTGTCTGTGGCAATATGACCGTAGGAGCTGCAACAGAAGCACTTGCTGCTGAAGGAATGATTGTTACTGCAGGCGGTATAGATACTCACATTCACTTCATTTCACCCCAACAAATTCCTACAGCTCTATATAGCGGTATTACTACAATGATAGGTGGAGGAACTGGACCTGCTGATGGAACCAATGCCACAACTTGTACTCCAGGCAAATGGAACCTTAAAGAAATGATTCGTGCTGCTGAAGAATACACAATGAATCTCGGATTTTTCGGTAAAGGCAACAGCTCCAATGAAAATTCTCTCGCTGAGCAAATCAAAGGCGGTGCTTTAGGATTAAAAATCCACGAAGACTGGGGTGCTACTCCTTCTGTCATCAACCACGCTTTAAATGTAGCTGATGAATATGATGTGCAAGTTGCCATCCATACAGATACCTTAAATGAAGCAGGTTGTGTTGAAGATACAATCAAAGCCATTGCAGGAAGAACTATCCATACTTTCCATACCGAAGGTGCTGGTGGCGGGCACGCTCCTGATATTATCAAAATTGCTGGAGAACCCAATATCCTACCTGCCTCTACTAATCCAACCATTCCATTTACAAAAAACACAGCTGATGAACATTTAGATATGCTAATGGTTTGCCACCACTTGGATAAAAAAATCAAAGAAGACGTTGCATTTGCCGACTCTCGAATCAGACCTGAAACCATTGCAGCAGAAGATGCACTTCATGATATGGGAATTTTTTCTATCACAAGTTCTGACTCACAAGCAATGGGACGTGTTGGTGAGGTTATCACCAGAACATGGCAAACAGCAGATAAAAATAAAAAAGAATTTGGCAGACTCAAAGAAGAAACAGGCGATAATGATAACTTCAGAATCAAACGCTATATTGCCAAATACACTATCAATCCCGCTATTGCTCACGGAATTTCTGAATATATCGGTTCTGTGGAAATAGGTAAATACGCAGATCTTGTAATTTGGCATCCTGCATTTTTTGGAATCAAACCTGAAATGATTATCAAATGTGGTATGATTGCAGGTGCAAGAATGGGAGATTCAAATGCTTCCATCCCGACTCCTGAACCTGTAATCTATCGTGAAATGTTTGCACATCACGGGAAAGCTAAATTTGATACCAATATCACCTTTGTCTCCAAAGTGGCCTATGAAGATGGTATTAAAGAAAAATTAAAGCTTGATAGAATTGTTCTTCCGGTTAAAAACTGCCGCAATGTCACTAAAAAAGATATGAAGAACAACGATGTGACTGCTCATATTGATGTTAATCCCGAAACCTACGAGGTTAAAGTCGATGGTAAAAAGGTAACTTCTAAACCAGCAGACAAGCTTAGCCTTGCTCAACTTTACAATTTGTTCTAG